The Oreochromis niloticus isolate F11D_XX linkage group LG2, O_niloticus_UMD_NMBU, whole genome shotgun sequence genome includes a region encoding these proteins:
- the LOC102075921 gene encoding uncharacterized protein LOC102075921 — protein sequence MESSQGIYKPIRVLFNTPIYETAVKICWHLPGYRTQIAIMTEFLRLQQEDLIPPNLTAEDLRDLLVEKSRETLREQLWEFKLEDFEEEEAKPLLRLVWAVNVINKMRDVEFQARMLLQFPEAIPPKFQAPKLLSVVKDYVEILKEKQQEQDNIKLLTAQEVVIEVVPRVLQGFWELPPRPLLNMASQSLSILSTSVTKATLDRVSKSLTAETQAIFTRSIRDNMVDSILTEIRQKFPHEILSIKVANFAPVLLKTIADVAMIRISRICEPPSSLPDVKNTNGEHSSDGLSMANVPPAEGSFSESAPLPDVLCEELLADRASSLRAEDLKIEGALSESVPEPDVPCEEPFPEPETNMKCKDLQINNKEKKKGFFKRLRSLFCCCCRPQDTD from the exons ATGGAATCAAGTCAGGGAATCTATAAACCTATCAGG GTGTTGTTCAACACACCGATTTATGAAACAGCTGTAAAGATCTGCTGGCATCTTCCGGGCTACAGGACTCAG ATTGCAATTATGACGGAGTTTCTCAGACTTCAGCAGGAAGATCTAATTCCACCTAACCTCACTGCTGAAGATCTGAGAGATCTTTTGGTGGAGAAGAGCAGGGAGACACTCAGAGAGCA GCTGTGGGAGTTTAAATTAGAGGATTTTGAAGAAGAGGAAGCCAAACCTCTTCTGAGGCTG gTATGGGCAGTGAACGTCATCAATAAAATGAGGGACGTTGAATTTCAAGCTAGAATGCTTCTCCAGTTCCCAGAGGCCATACCTCCTAAATTTCA AGCACCTAAACTCCTCAGCGTGGTGAAGGATTACGTTGAAATCCTAAAAGAGAAGCAGCAGGAACAGGATAACATCAAACTGCTCACCGCGCAGGAGGTAGTGATCGAGGTAGTTCCCCGCGTTCTCCAGGGCTTCTGGGAGCTGCCTCCTCGTCCCCTCCTAAACATGGCCTCTCAGAGTCTAAGTATCCTCTCCACGAGTGTCACCAAGGCCACTTTAGATCGTGTCTCCAAGAGTCTCACGGCGGAAACACAGGCCATCTTCACCCGCTCCATCCGAGACAATATGGTCGACAGCATCCTGACGGAGATCAGGCAGAAATTTCCTCATGAAATTCTGTCTATCAAAGTTGCAAACTTTGCACCAGTGTTGCTGAAGACCATTGCTGATGTAGCAATGATCCGGATATCTAGAATCTGTGAGCCCCCTTCAAGTCTTCCTGATGTGAAGAACACAAATGGAGAACACTCCTCTGACGGTCTTTCAATGGCAAATGTTCCACCAGCCGAAGGATCTTTTTCAGAAAGTGCTCCACTGCCTGACGTTCTCTGTGAGGAACTTCTTGCTGATAGGGCATCCAGTCTGAGGGCTGAAGACCTTAAGATCGAAGGAGCTCTGTCAGAAAGTGTTCCAGAGCCTGATGTTCCCTGTGAGGAACCTTTTCCTGAACCTGAAACCAATATGAAGTGCAAAGACCTTCAGATCAAcaacaaagagaagaaaaagggcTTCTTCAAAAGACTGAGAAGTCTGTTCTGCTGTTGTTGCAGACCACAAGACACCGACTGA
- the rnf103 gene encoding E3 ubiquitin-protein ligase RNF103 isoform X1 translates to MWLKLFFLLLYFIVLFTLARIFEAVVWYETGMFATQLVDPVTLSYKKLKTILECRGLGYSGLVEKKDVSELVEKSGELTQGELYSAIKKQEQTEADGSSTTHFSGEMHFYELVEDTKDGIWLVQVIAQDREALLSQSNWGKMVQKVSQFGIRTGTFNCSNDYRSCIKRGWQRSTLIMSVPQTSASKGKVMLKEYKGIRIETEQIFRWMTSHVAHRIKTLHHSEQLVEEWRSDPAHPLKMFLFARLSQPPAFFSSLSVKFTGRIEFIFVDVRRWGNYSSLSEIGVTRSPAYILKMPEGIYHYGNSTGEFLSLAAMDTFLRSVQPEVNDLFVFSLVLINLLAWMDLFITQGATVKRFVVLIRTLGTYNSILLVSWLPVLALLQLPYLDILHGYSLKLLRYADTTTLASLVRADWTFYSSHPALFLSTYLVHGLLVDYFEKKRRCGTRSQEDSRTNLEWLASLWDWYTSYLLHPIASLQQFPSDHSEWEDDPNFLFEHLAFPDLWLRPLVNMDYIKTLPTWRLRAVGQSRLEASCEKADEETHSQHSDKKRKEPPHGSSSHKRSLCSVNFNSQLPACSDVDASGGCQCACAVVSSRNGSSLSADRAVKDNCVVSDCVSNHQHCDWSMWPCDMLQCSECVVCLETFVSEEVLMGLPCGHAFHQQCIVVWLAAGRHCCPVCRWPSYKKKQQRAAQSSSTDNTVQD, encoded by the exons ATGTGGTTGAAACTGTTCTTCTTGCTCTTATATTTCATAGTGTTGTTTACGTTGGCGAGGATTTTTGAGGCAGTAGTTTGGTATGAGACTGGTATGTTCGCCACGCAGCTTGTCGATCCCGTTACTCTCAGTTACAAGAAGTTAAAGACCATCCTGGAATGCCGAGGGCTGGGATACTCCGGGCTGGTCGAGAAGAAGGATGTGAGCGAGCTGGTAGAGAAATCAG GAGAGCTGACACAGGGGGAGCTGTACTCTGCCATAAAGAAGCAGGAGCAGACAGAGGCCGACGGCTCCAGCACCACACACTTCAGTGGAGAGATGCACTTCTATGAATTAGTAGAGGACACTAAAGATGGGATCTGGTTAGTTCAG gtcattgctcaggaccggGAAGCTCTGCTCAGTCAGTCCAACTGGGGGAAGATGGTACAGAAGGTGTCCCAGTTTGGTATCAGAACTGGAACCTTCAACTGCTCCAATGACTACAG GTCATGCATCAAGCGTGGCTGGCAGCGTTCCACCCTGATCATGTCGGTTCCCCAGACTTCAGCATCAAAGGGCAAAGTCATGCTTAAAGAGTACAAGGGGATTCGGATTGAAACTGAGCAGATCTTCCGCTGGATGACCTCACATGTGGCTCATCGAATCAAAACCCTGCATCATTCTGAGCAGCTGGTGGAGGAGTGGCGTTCTGACCCAGCTCATCCActgaaaatgtttctgtttgccCGCCTGTCCCAGCCGCCAGCCTTTTTCTCCTCGCTGTCTGTTAAGTTCACTGGCAGGATTGAGTTCATCTTTGTGGACGTGCGTCGTTGGGGTAACTATAGCAGCCTATCAGAGATTGGTGTGACACGCAGCCCCGCCTACATCCTTAAGATGCCTGAGGGCATATATCACTACGGCAACAG CACCGGGGAGTTCCTGTCCCTCGCTGCCATGGATACTTTCCTGCGGTCGGTCCAACCAGAGGTCAACGATCTGTTTGTCTTCAGTTTGGTCCTCATCAACTTGCTGGCCTGGATGGACCTCTTCATTACACAG GGAGCAACAGTGAAACGATTTGTAGTTCTGATCCGAACACTTGGGACCTACAACTCCATACTGCTGGTTTCCTGGCTGCCAGTTCTG gCTCTCCTTCAGCTGCCCTATCTGGACATTCTGCATGGCTACAGTCTGAAGCTGCTGCGTTATGCTGACACCACTACACTAGCCAGCCTAGTGAGAGCTGACTGGACCTTCTACTCATCCCACCCAGCTCTCTTCCTGTCTACCTATCTAGTCCACGGCCTGCTAGTCGACTACTTTGAGAAGAAACGGCGCTGTGGTACCAGGAGCCAAGAAGACAGCCGTACAAACCTGGAGTGGCTGGCCAGTCTGTGGGACTGGTACACTTCCTACCTGCTCCATCCAATTGCATCACTACAGCAGTTTCCGTCTGACCACTCAGAGTGGGAAGATGATCCTAACTTCTTATTTGAGCATTTGGCTTTTCCTGATCTGTGGCTTCGTCCATTAGTAAACATGGATTACATCAAAACACTGCCAACCTGGAGGCTCAGAGCAGTTGGTCAGTCCAGGTTGGAGGCCTCTTGTGAAAAGGCGGATGAAGAAACACATAGTCAACATTCAgacaaaaagaggaaggaacctCCACATGGTAGCAGCAGCCACAAGAGATCACTGTGTAGTGTGAACTTCAACTCACAGCTTCCTGCGTGCAGCGACGTGGATGCCAGCGGCGGCTGTCAGTGTGCGTGTGCTGTTGTATCATCCCGGAATGGAAGCTCGCTGTCAGCTGACAGGGCGGTGAAGGATAACTGCGTCGTATCTGACTGTGTTTCTAACCATCAACACTGTGATTGGTCAATGTGGCCCTGTGACATGCTTCAGTGTTCAGAATGTGTGGTTTGTCTGGAGACCTTTGTGAGCGAGGAGGTACTGATGGGTCTCCCCTGTGGCCACGCCTTCCACCAGCAGTGCATTGTGGTATGGTTGGCAGCGGGCAGACACTGCTGTCCAGTATGTCGCTGGcccagctacaaaaagaaacagcagaGGGCTGCTCAGAGTAGTTCTACTGACAACACAGTGCAGGACTGA
- the rnf103 gene encoding E3 ubiquitin-protein ligase RNF103 isoform X2, producing MFATQLVDPVTLSYKKLKTILECRGLGYSGLVEKKDVSELVEKSGELTQGELYSAIKKQEQTEADGSSTTHFSGEMHFYELVEDTKDGIWLVQVIAQDREALLSQSNWGKMVQKVSQFGIRTGTFNCSNDYRSCIKRGWQRSTLIMSVPQTSASKGKVMLKEYKGIRIETEQIFRWMTSHVAHRIKTLHHSEQLVEEWRSDPAHPLKMFLFARLSQPPAFFSSLSVKFTGRIEFIFVDVRRWGNYSSLSEIGVTRSPAYILKMPEGIYHYGNSTGEFLSLAAMDTFLRSVQPEVNDLFVFSLVLINLLAWMDLFITQGATVKRFVVLIRTLGTYNSILLVSWLPVLALLQLPYLDILHGYSLKLLRYADTTTLASLVRADWTFYSSHPALFLSTYLVHGLLVDYFEKKRRCGTRSQEDSRTNLEWLASLWDWYTSYLLHPIASLQQFPSDHSEWEDDPNFLFEHLAFPDLWLRPLVNMDYIKTLPTWRLRAVGQSRLEASCEKADEETHSQHSDKKRKEPPHGSSSHKRSLCSVNFNSQLPACSDVDASGGCQCACAVVSSRNGSSLSADRAVKDNCVVSDCVSNHQHCDWSMWPCDMLQCSECVVCLETFVSEEVLMGLPCGHAFHQQCIVVWLAAGRHCCPVCRWPSYKKKQQRAAQSSSTDNTVQD from the exons ATGTTCGCCACGCAGCTTGTCGATCCCGTTACTCTCAGTTACAAGAAGTTAAAGACCATCCTGGAATGCCGAGGGCTGGGATACTCCGGGCTGGTCGAGAAGAAGGATGTGAGCGAGCTGGTAGAGAAATCAG GAGAGCTGACACAGGGGGAGCTGTACTCTGCCATAAAGAAGCAGGAGCAGACAGAGGCCGACGGCTCCAGCACCACACACTTCAGTGGAGAGATGCACTTCTATGAATTAGTAGAGGACACTAAAGATGGGATCTGGTTAGTTCAG gtcattgctcaggaccggGAAGCTCTGCTCAGTCAGTCCAACTGGGGGAAGATGGTACAGAAGGTGTCCCAGTTTGGTATCAGAACTGGAACCTTCAACTGCTCCAATGACTACAG GTCATGCATCAAGCGTGGCTGGCAGCGTTCCACCCTGATCATGTCGGTTCCCCAGACTTCAGCATCAAAGGGCAAAGTCATGCTTAAAGAGTACAAGGGGATTCGGATTGAAACTGAGCAGATCTTCCGCTGGATGACCTCACATGTGGCTCATCGAATCAAAACCCTGCATCATTCTGAGCAGCTGGTGGAGGAGTGGCGTTCTGACCCAGCTCATCCActgaaaatgtttctgtttgccCGCCTGTCCCAGCCGCCAGCCTTTTTCTCCTCGCTGTCTGTTAAGTTCACTGGCAGGATTGAGTTCATCTTTGTGGACGTGCGTCGTTGGGGTAACTATAGCAGCCTATCAGAGATTGGTGTGACACGCAGCCCCGCCTACATCCTTAAGATGCCTGAGGGCATATATCACTACGGCAACAG CACCGGGGAGTTCCTGTCCCTCGCTGCCATGGATACTTTCCTGCGGTCGGTCCAACCAGAGGTCAACGATCTGTTTGTCTTCAGTTTGGTCCTCATCAACTTGCTGGCCTGGATGGACCTCTTCATTACACAG GGAGCAACAGTGAAACGATTTGTAGTTCTGATCCGAACACTTGGGACCTACAACTCCATACTGCTGGTTTCCTGGCTGCCAGTTCTG gCTCTCCTTCAGCTGCCCTATCTGGACATTCTGCATGGCTACAGTCTGAAGCTGCTGCGTTATGCTGACACCACTACACTAGCCAGCCTAGTGAGAGCTGACTGGACCTTCTACTCATCCCACCCAGCTCTCTTCCTGTCTACCTATCTAGTCCACGGCCTGCTAGTCGACTACTTTGAGAAGAAACGGCGCTGTGGTACCAGGAGCCAAGAAGACAGCCGTACAAACCTGGAGTGGCTGGCCAGTCTGTGGGACTGGTACACTTCCTACCTGCTCCATCCAATTGCATCACTACAGCAGTTTCCGTCTGACCACTCAGAGTGGGAAGATGATCCTAACTTCTTATTTGAGCATTTGGCTTTTCCTGATCTGTGGCTTCGTCCATTAGTAAACATGGATTACATCAAAACACTGCCAACCTGGAGGCTCAGAGCAGTTGGTCAGTCCAGGTTGGAGGCCTCTTGTGAAAAGGCGGATGAAGAAACACATAGTCAACATTCAgacaaaaagaggaaggaacctCCACATGGTAGCAGCAGCCACAAGAGATCACTGTGTAGTGTGAACTTCAACTCACAGCTTCCTGCGTGCAGCGACGTGGATGCCAGCGGCGGCTGTCAGTGTGCGTGTGCTGTTGTATCATCCCGGAATGGAAGCTCGCTGTCAGCTGACAGGGCGGTGAAGGATAACTGCGTCGTATCTGACTGTGTTTCTAACCATCAACACTGTGATTGGTCAATGTGGCCCTGTGACATGCTTCAGTGTTCAGAATGTGTGGTTTGTCTGGAGACCTTTGTGAGCGAGGAGGTACTGATGGGTCTCCCCTGTGGCCACGCCTTCCACCAGCAGTGCATTGTGGTATGGTTGGCAGCGGGCAGACACTGCTGTCCAGTATGTCGCTGGcccagctacaaaaagaaacagcagaGGGCTGCTCAGAGTAGTTCTACTGACAACACAGTGCAGGACTGA